Proteins from a single region of Crassaminicella profunda:
- a CDS encoding NPCBM/NEW2 domain-containing protein, which produces MKKIMIGLVLGLLLSFSFANADTLIKNSSTNCNYVGENLGEKVIWDGRSGIVHIGEVPQTQIVSFEKGKCLTDRKIDFYNNIHLYRINNSTSESLNMDKDARFDYTKDFIMSVMVDPITEKIEKFNNGMCIKAYDNWSRLVYNIDGKYKKLTGLIGFDYNLNKEINENYMMKIIVDGDIKQEIELKKSKYPQHIDIDVTNGKKLEIEFERPKGNKHEPFIDLVDMILE; this is translated from the coding sequence ATGAAAAAAATAATGATAGGTTTAGTATTAGGATTATTACTTTCCTTTTCTTTTGCTAATGCAGATACGTTGATAAAAAATAGTTCTACAAATTGTAATTATGTCGGTGAAAATTTAGGAGAAAAAGTTATTTGGGATGGAAGAAGCGGTATAGTACATATTGGAGAAGTCCCTCAGACTCAAATTGTATCTTTTGAGAAGGGGAAGTGCTTAACAGATAGAAAAATTGACTTTTATAATAATATCCATCTTTACAGGATCAATAATAGCACAAGTGAATCATTAAATATGGATAAAGATGCTAGATTTGATTATACAAAGGATTTTATCATGTCAGTAATGGTAGACCCTATTACGGAAAAAATAGAGAAGTTCAATAATGGGATGTGTATCAAAGCATATGATAACTGGTCAAGATTAGTATATAACATAGATGGGAAATATAAGAAATTAACAGGGCTGATAGGATTTGATTATAATTTAAATAAAGAAATAAATGAAAACTATATGATGAAAATCATTGTAGATGGAGATATAAAGCAGGAGATAGAACTTAAAAAAAGCAAATACCCTCAGCATATAGATATAGATGTTACAAATGGGAAGAAATTAGAAATTGAATTTGAAAGGCCAAAAGGTAATAAGCATGAACCTTTTATTGATTTAGTGGATATGATATTAGAGTAA
- a CDS encoding stalk domain-containing protein, translating into MYKISKKIACTLAMAAMLSCNTVMAMETIKLPVEMKHSLTEDVQFVIGDGNYKVGNIVKSIPVPSYIKDKSPMLPLDLIIEMMGISKDRIDWKPETKTVTIFKDNQIIQMTIGKNTLIIDGNKMLMDTALEIKDGNTMIPIDFIEKVFDKKVSFNSITNKITIPVKKKMKPEENSNTWDYTYEMMLKKALDSSKDLKSAEMNVERTDSIKDDAKDDTEYIPTRYGSDVRYLKGNVAYLKYEKDNFEYELAKKKVDMIKDKIAYDVKNAYYEVLKDEDNKKLAKLAMDLTQEKAHLIDLSHREGFASDIENNQAKRDYEEAKKQYDLAVKELDKAYEKLNDLVRLDTKERYTLKDEVIFDANVEEDVDYHIARVIDKSPEIWALNEIVDLKDLNVDLYVFNLPVDYKWSFDMDPYEAKEIDAKMATVELGKVKQQYEQGLRELYTSLNQLKDQYEKYKITYEKAKDDLKMAKVNVAVGNELPITEKKAVLQLENSKKQLRETIMYYNKWAMMYNKPWIKSVSKEEKEN; encoded by the coding sequence ATGTACAAAATATCAAAAAAAATAGCTTGCACATTAGCTATGGCTGCAATGCTTTCATGCAATACTGTAATGGCAATGGAAACTATCAAACTTCCTGTTGAAATGAAGCATTCGTTAACAGAAGATGTACAATTTGTTATTGGAGATGGAAATTATAAAGTTGGTAATATTGTAAAATCAATACCTGTACCTTCTTACATAAAAGATAAAAGTCCTATGCTTCCATTAGATTTAATTATAGAGATGATGGGCATTAGTAAAGATCGTATTGATTGGAAACCTGAAACAAAAACGGTTACAATTTTTAAAGATAATCAGATTATCCAAATGACAATAGGGAAAAATACTTTAATCATTGATGGAAATAAGATGCTTATGGATACAGCTTTAGAAATAAAAGACGGAAACACGATGATTCCAATAGATTTTATAGAAAAAGTTTTCGATAAAAAAGTAAGCTTTAATAGTATTACAAATAAAATTACGATTCCTGTGAAAAAAAAGATGAAACCAGAAGAAAATTCGAATACATGGGACTATACTTATGAAATGATGCTCAAAAAAGCGTTGGACAGTAGCAAAGATTTAAAATCTGCAGAGATGAATGTAGAGCGTACTGATAGCATAAAAGATGATGCCAAGGATGATACAGAATATATACCAACAAGATATGGAAGTGATGTAAGATACCTTAAAGGGAATGTTGCATATTTGAAATATGAAAAGGATAACTTTGAATATGAACTGGCAAAGAAGAAAGTGGATATGATTAAAGATAAGATTGCTTATGATGTAAAAAATGCTTACTATGAAGTGTTAAAAGATGAAGATAATAAAAAACTAGCAAAGCTAGCAATGGATTTAACACAAGAAAAAGCACATCTTATAGACTTAAGCCATAGGGAAGGCTTTGCCAGTGATATTGAAAATAATCAAGCAAAAAGAGATTATGAAGAAGCAAAAAAACAATATGATTTAGCAGTGAAAGAACTAGATAAGGCTTATGAAAAGTTAAATGATTTAGTAAGATTAGATACAAAAGAGAGATACACTCTAAAAGATGAAGTAATCTTTGATGCTAATGTTGAAGAAGATGTAGATTATCATATTGCAAGAGTAATAGACAAGAGTCCAGAAATATGGGCGTTAAATGAAATTGTTGATTTAAAGGATTTAAATGTTGATCTTTATGTATTTAACTTGCCAGTAGACTATAAATGGAGCTTTGATATGGATCCTTATGAAGCAAAAGAAATTGATGCAAAAATGGCAACGGTAGAATTAGGAAAGGTAAAACAGCAGTATGAACAAGGTTTAAGAGAATTATATACTTCATTAAATCAACTGAAGGATCAGTATGAAAAGTATAAGATTACATATGAGAAGGCAAAAGATGATTTAAAGATGGCAAAGGTAAACGTAGCAGTTGGTAATGAACTGCCAATTACAGAGAAAAAAGCAGTTCTTCAGCTAGAAAATAGTAAAAAGCAATTACGTGAAACCATAATGTATTATAACAAATGGGCTATGATGTATAATAAACCTTGGATCAAATCTGTGTCAAAAGAAGAGAAGGAAAATTAA
- a CDS encoding stalk domain-containing protein: MNKRVRKMACVISITVALSWNTVAAQEMINLPVEISQSQTAEIQLTIGEANYKVDNNVKTLKVASYIKGEAPLIPLDFIAEITGINSNDMEWNDKNDTVTIFKDNRIIQLTTKDSNLIVDGAKFDLGVVPEVKDGTMMVPYHVIEKISDIKAKWNSVTKTIKISVKKQSKEEVASGDYTYESLLTKALKNSDDLQKAELMVTRADYVKDDANDAIDYTPAGTRNGAADAKADGIYTAYKSSEIGFEKAKKNVKTLRETIAYQVKNGYYDVLKKEDNKKVAKLQLEIKNENKEQSQLKYELGVVSELQNKQAKRDCEDAKKAYDLSVKELEKSYETLNHVVGFDLKERYTLKDEISFEKIKDEDVDSHILGVMNESPEIWGVEKDKELADLGVKFYTFNAGNIPYEAKKIDAKAATMNINSKKEAYEKNLRASYNSLKQLEDQYEKDLIAYEKAKDDLETAKLQLEIGNIAPIQLKSANLQLEVSKKQLRERTMSYNMLAVQYNKPWVVSAFI, encoded by the coding sequence ATGAATAAAAGAGTAAGAAAAATGGCTTGTGTTATTTCAATAACGGTAGCTTTATCATGGAATACAGTAGCAGCACAGGAAATGATTAACCTTCCGGTGGAGATTTCACAAAGTCAAACAGCTGAGATTCAATTAACTATTGGAGAAGCAAATTATAAAGTAGATAATAATGTAAAAACTTTAAAAGTAGCATCCTACATAAAAGGAGAGGCACCACTTATACCATTAGATTTTATAGCAGAGATTACAGGTATTAATAGTAATGATATGGAATGGAATGATAAAAATGATACGGTAACGATTTTTAAGGATAATCGTATTATTCAATTAACTACAAAAGATTCAAATCTAATAGTAGATGGTGCTAAATTTGATTTAGGTGTAGTGCCAGAAGTAAAAGACGGTACTATGATGGTACCATATCATGTTATTGAAAAGATTTCAGATATAAAGGCTAAATGGAATAGCGTTACAAAAACTATTAAAATTTCTGTAAAAAAACAATCAAAAGAAGAAGTTGCTTCAGGTGATTATACTTATGAATCGTTATTAACTAAAGCATTAAAAAATAGCGATGATTTACAAAAAGCAGAATTGATGGTTACACGTGCAGATTATGTAAAAGATGATGCGAATGATGCTATAGATTATACACCAGCAGGAACTAGAAATGGTGCTGCTGATGCAAAGGCAGATGGTATATATACAGCATATAAAAGTTCTGAAATAGGTTTTGAAAAGGCAAAGAAAAATGTAAAGACATTAAGAGAGACAATCGCCTATCAAGTAAAGAATGGTTATTATGATGTTCTCAAAAAAGAAGATAATAAAAAAGTGGCAAAGCTACAATTAGAAATAAAAAATGAAAATAAAGAGCAATCACAGTTAAAATATGAACTTGGAGTTGTCAGCGAACTACAAAACAAACAAGCTAAAAGAGATTGTGAGGATGCTAAAAAAGCATATGATTTATCAGTAAAAGAATTAGAAAAAAGCTATGAAACATTAAATCATGTAGTAGGATTTGATTTAAAGGAGAGATATACATTAAAGGATGAAATTTCTTTTGAAAAGATTAAGGATGAAGATGTAGATTCTCATATTTTAGGAGTGATGAATGAAAGTCCTGAAATATGGGGAGTAGAAAAGGATAAAGAATTAGCTGACTTAGGTGTGAAATTTTATACTTTTAATGCTGGTAATATACCTTATGAAGCGAAAAAAATAGATGCAAAAGCAGCAACGATGAATATCAATAGCAAAAAAGAAGCATATGAAAAGAATTTAAGAGCTAGCTATAATTCATTAAAGCAACTAGAAGATCAGTACGAAAAAGATTTAATTGCATATGAAAAAGCAAAAGACGATTTAGAGACAGCAAAGCTACAATTAGAAATAGGAAATATTGCACCAATACAGCTGAAAAGTGCAAATCTTCAATTAGAGGTTTCTAAAAAACAATTAAGAGAAAGAACTATGAGCTATAATATGCTGGCTGTACAATATAATAAGCCTTGGGTGGTATCTGCATTTATATAA
- a CDS encoding copper amine oxidase N-terminal domain-containing protein, translated as MKNRVLLCVVCILIVMMGIPTYASETPIKVVVNDETLKFDVDPQTVEGRTLVPFRGIFEALGADIDWDATDKVAIGKTASTIIKLPIGKNWATVNSKQVKLDVPATIIQGRTFVPVRFIAESLGATVGWDSQTKTVKIDKNSDKEHVKDYSICIAGGNGFYTGEMEEQRAHGNGIMEFSGANSMRVVKYEGEFRNNKFVGKGTLEYVNGDKYQGEFVDNKRNGKGTFTWDNGDEYVGVWKDDLRSGQGTKAWDNGDKYVGSWDNDKANGEGTKTWANGDKYVGTWKDDLRSNQGTMTWANGDQYVGEWKEDQLDGKGTLTLANGEKFEGKWKKGLKDGRGKLTDVNGKVTSGIWEEDKLTVNDEDWKAN; from the coding sequence ATGAAAAACAGGGTATTGTTATGTGTTGTTTGTATTTTAATTGTAATGATGGGTATACCAACCTATGCGTCTGAGACACCCATTAAAGTTGTTGTAAATGATGAAACATTGAAGTTTGATGTAGATCCTCAAACGGTTGAAGGAAGAACATTAGTACCATTCAGAGGGATTTTTGAAGCTTTAGGCGCGGATATTGACTGGGATGCAACCGATAAAGTTGCTATTGGAAAAACAGCAAGTACAATAATAAAACTTCCTATAGGAAAAAACTGGGCCACTGTAAATTCAAAACAAGTTAAGTTAGATGTACCTGCAACGATTATTCAAGGAAGAACTTTTGTACCTGTTAGATTTATTGCTGAAAGCTTAGGAGCAACAGTTGGATGGGATAGTCAAACCAAAACGGTAAAGATTGATAAAAATAGTGACAAAGAACATGTTAAAGATTATTCTATATGTATAGCTGGTGGCAATGGCTTTTATACTGGAGAAATGGAAGAACAAAGAGCACATGGTAACGGGATTATGGAATTTTCAGGGGCAAATTCTATGAGAGTGGTAAAATATGAAGGAGAATTCAGAAATAATAAATTTGTTGGGAAAGGTACTCTTGAATATGTAAATGGAGATAAATATCAAGGAGAATTTGTAGATAATAAAAGAAATGGTAAAGGTACATTTACGTGGGATAATGGCGATGAGTATGTTGGTGTTTGGAAAGATGATTTAAGAAGTGGTCAAGGAACAAAAGCATGGGACAATGGAGACAAATATGTTGGTTCTTGGGACAATGATAAGGCCAATGGAGAAGGTACAAAAACATGGGCGAATGGAGATAAGTATGTTGGTACTTGGAAAGATGATTTAAGAAGTAATCAAGGAACAATGACATGGGCAAATGGAGATCAGTATGTTGGTGAGTGGAAAGAGGATCAACTTGATGGAAAAGGAACATTGACTTTAGCTAATGGAGAGAAATTTGAAGGTAAATGGAAAAAAGGGTTGAAAGATGGACGAGGTAAGCTTACAGATGTTAATGGAAAAGTAACAAGTGGTATTTGGGAAGAAGATAAATTAACTGTTAACGATGAGGATTGGAAAGCTAATTAG
- a CDS encoding hotdog fold domain-containing protein translates to MKTMLRLRMSAKDAHYGGELVDGAHMVHLFGDLATELLIMRDGDEGLFAGYEEIKFLAPVYAGDYIEVVGEIIKEGNSSRKMKFEARKVVVSRKDISASAADVLEEPIVVCTAIGTCVTPKDCQRK, encoded by the coding sequence ATTAAAACTATGTTAAGATTAAGAATGAGTGCAAAGGATGCACATTACGGTGGAGAATTAGTTGATGGAGCACATATGGTACATTTATTTGGAGACCTTGCTACAGAATTACTAATTATGCGTGATGGAGACGAAGGTCTTTTTGCTGGATACGAAGAAATCAAATTCTTAGCACCAGTTTATGCAGGAGACTACATTGAAGTAGTTGGAGAAATCATCAAAGAAGGAAACAGTTCAAGAAAAATGAAGTTTGAAGCAAGAAAAGTTGTTGTTTCAAGAAAAGACATTAGTGCATCAGCTGCTGACGTATTAGAAGAGCCAATCGTTGTTTGTACAGCAATCGGAACTTGTGTGACACCAAAAGACTGCCAAAGAAAATAA
- a CDS encoding 3-keto-5-aminohexanoate cleavage protein: MEKLIITAAICGAEVTKEHNPNVPYTVEEIAREAESAYKAGASIIHLHVREDDGTPTQDKARFKACIDAIRKLCPDAIIQPSTGGAVGMTDLERLQSTEVEEPELGLKHPEMATLDCGTCNFGGDEVFVNTDNTIKNFGKIMIERNVKPEIEVFDKGMVDIAIKMHKKGYIKAPMHFDFVLGVQMTATARDLAFMVDSIPAGSTWTVAGIGRSQFQMAAIAIAMGGHVRVGFEDNVYIKKGVPADSNGQFVEKVVRIAKEVGREIATPAEAREILGLKPLNK, encoded by the coding sequence ATGGAAAAATTAATTATAACAGCTGCTATATGCGGAGCGGAAGTTACAAAAGAACATAATCCAAATGTTCCATATACTGTAGAAGAAATTGCTAGAGAAGCAGAATCTGCTTACAAAGCAGGAGCTAGTATTATTCACCTTCATGTACGTGAAGATGATGGTACACCAACTCAAGATAAAGCTAGATTTAAAGCATGCATTGATGCAATAAGAAAGCTTTGTCCAGATGCAATCATCCAACCTTCAACAGGTGGAGCAGTAGGTATGACAGATTTAGAAAGACTTCAATCTACAGAAGTTGAAGAGCCAGAATTAGGACTTAAACATCCAGAAATGGCAACTCTTGACTGTGGTACTTGTAATTTTGGTGGAGATGAAGTATTTGTAAATACAGATAATACAATCAAAAACTTTGGTAAAATCATGATTGAAAGAAATGTAAAACCTGAAATCGAAGTATTTGACAAAGGTATGGTTGATATTGCCATCAAAATGCACAAAAAAGGATACATCAAAGCACCAATGCACTTTGATTTTGTATTAGGTGTTCAAATGACTGCTACAGCTAGAGACTTAGCATTCATGGTAGATAGTATTCCAGCTGGTTCTACATGGACAGTAGCAGGTATTGGTAGAAGCCAATTCCAAATGGCAGCTATAGCTATTGCTATGGGTGGACATGTAAGAGTAGGTTTCGAAGATAATGTTTACATCAAAAAAGGTGTTCCAGCAGATAGCAATGGACAATTTGTTGAAAAAGTTGTTCGTATTGCAAAAGAGGTAGGAAGAGAAATCGCAACTCCTGCTGAAGCAAGAGAAATCTTAGGATTAAAACCATTAAATAAATAA
- the fsa gene encoding fructose-6-phosphate aldolase has product MKLFIDTANVEEIREISQWGVLSGVTTNPSLIAKEGRDFEAVLKEIVMLVDGPISAEVMGETAPEMMKEGEALAKLHKNIVIKIPMTSEGLKAVKGLSEKNIKTNVTLVFSANQALLAARAGASFVSPFVGRMDDIGNPGMDLISDIVNIFELHGINTEIIAASIRHTAHVMESAQNGAHIGTIPYKVFKNMLNHPLTDKGIERFKADWNNR; this is encoded by the coding sequence ATGAAATTATTCATCGATACTGCAAATGTGGAAGAAATAAGAGAAATAAGCCAATGGGGAGTATTATCAGGGGTGACAACCAATCCAAGCTTGATTGCAAAGGAAGGACGTGATTTTGAAGCCGTCCTAAAAGAAATCGTAATGTTAGTGGATGGTCCTATCAGTGCAGAAGTGATGGGAGAGACAGCTCCTGAAATGATGAAAGAAGGAGAAGCTTTAGCAAAGTTACATAAAAACATTGTGATCAAAATTCCTATGACGTCAGAAGGACTAAAGGCAGTAAAAGGGTTATCAGAGAAAAATATTAAAACCAATGTGACTTTGGTATTTTCTGCAAATCAAGCACTTTTAGCAGCCCGAGCGGGAGCAAGCTTTGTGAGTCCTTTTGTAGGAAGAATGGACGATATCGGAAATCCTGGGATGGATTTAATCAGTGATATTGTAAATATTTTTGAACTTCATGGGATCAATACAGAAATTATTGCAGCTAGTATTCGCCATACAGCCCATGTGATGGAATCAGCACAAAACGGAGCACATATTGGGACGATTCCTTATAAAGTATTTAAGAATATGCTAAATCATCCACTAACAGATAAAGGAATAGAGAGATTTAAAGCAGATTGGAACAATCGATAG
- the glpX gene encoding class II fructose-bisphosphatase — MDRNLALELVRVTETAALACGRYMGRGEKDIADQAAVDGMRKAFSDVAIKGTVVIGEGELDEAPMLYIGEKVGTCRENDMEVDIAVDPLEGTNLIAKGLPNAIAVLAMAPKGTLLNAPDTYMRKIAVGPKAKGCIDLEASVEQNLKAVAKALNKDINDLTLIIQDRERHEDIIKEARKVGCRIKLFSDGDVATAIATCFEDTGIDIFMGIGGAPEGVIAAAAIKCMGGEMQGKIIPLYEEDAMRCEELGWTEEKREKLLTLDDLVNTDDVLFVATGATDGELLKGVTYLENNRAKTQSVVMRSKTGTIRFVDAIHKLDKNDALIETLAKHK, encoded by the coding sequence ATGGATAGAAATTTAGCTTTAGAACTTGTAAGAGTGACAGAAACAGCTGCACTTGCGTGTGGAAGATATATGGGCAGAGGAGAAAAGGATATTGCAGATCAAGCAGCAGTAGATGGCATGAGAAAGGCTTTTTCAGATGTAGCAATAAAAGGAACGGTTGTTATTGGAGAAGGAGAGCTTGATGAAGCACCTATGCTTTATATTGGAGAAAAGGTAGGGACATGCAGAGAGAATGATATGGAAGTAGACATTGCAGTAGATCCCCTTGAAGGAACAAATTTGATTGCAAAAGGGCTTCCAAATGCTATTGCTGTTTTAGCCATGGCACCTAAAGGAACATTGTTAAATGCACCTGATACATATATGAGAAAAATTGCTGTAGGACCAAAGGCAAAGGGGTGTATTGATTTAGAAGCTTCTGTTGAACAAAATTTAAAGGCAGTTGCAAAGGCCCTTAATAAAGATATCAATGATCTAACTTTGATTATTCAAGATAGAGAAAGACATGAAGACATCATTAAGGAAGCTAGAAAAGTAGGTTGTCGTATTAAACTATTTAGTGATGGAGATGTGGCTACAGCTATTGCTACGTGTTTTGAAGATACAGGAATAGATATATTTATGGGAATTGGTGGAGCACCAGAAGGTGTGATTGCAGCTGCTGCCATTAAATGTATGGGAGGAGAAATGCAAGGAAAGATCATTCCCCTTTATGAGGAAGATGCAATGCGATGTGAAGAATTAGGATGGACAGAAGAAAAAAGAGAAAAATTATTGACTTTAGATGATTTAGTAAATACAGATGATGTATTGTTTGTAGCTACGGGTGCTACTGATGGAGAGCTATTAAAAGGGGTAACTTATTTAGAAAATAATAGAGCAAAGACTCAATCAGTTGTTATGCGTTCTAAAACAGGAACGATTAGATTTGTTGATGCTATTCATAAACTAGATAAGAATGATGCATTGATAGAGACATTAGCTAAACATAAATAA
- the glpX gene encoding class II fructose-bisphosphatase codes for MMDRNLAINLARVTEAAALGAAKYMGRGDKNIADQAAVDGMRNMLDTLNIDGVVVIGEGEMDEAPMLYIGEQIGKAEDGCIQVDIAVDPVDGTNCVAKGLPNAVAVVAVAPKGHLLNAPDMYMDKIAVGPKAKGVINLNAPVKENLLNVAKALNKNITDLTVTMLDRERHEGIIKECRELGARIKLFQEGDVAAAIATCFEDRGVDIMLGIGGAPEGVIAAAAIKCLGGEFQGKLVPYEEEERERCKKMGVDCEKVLQLEDLVKGNEVYFASTGISDGDLLKGVTYAENNMARTHSVVMRAETGTIRFIETIHKLDQKPEYAK; via the coding sequence ATAATGGATAGAAATTTAGCCATAAATTTAGCGAGAGTTACGGAGGCTGCTGCATTAGGAGCGGCAAAATACATGGGTAGAGGCGATAAAAATATCGCTGATCAGGCAGCTGTTGATGGTATGAGAAATATGCTTGATACTTTAAACATAGACGGCGTTGTGGTAATCGGTGAAGGAGAAATGGATGAAGCTCCAATGCTTTATATTGGAGAGCAGATCGGAAAAGCAGAAGATGGATGCATCCAGGTAGATATAGCCGTAGACCCTGTAGATGGAACAAATTGTGTTGCAAAGGGACTTCCAAATGCTGTAGCCGTTGTTGCTGTAGCACCAAAGGGACATTTATTAAATGCGCCTGATATGTATATGGATAAAATAGCAGTAGGACCTAAAGCAAAAGGTGTAATTAATTTAAATGCACCTGTAAAAGAGAATTTGTTAAATGTTGCAAAAGCATTGAATAAAAATATTACAGACCTTACGGTTACTATGTTGGATCGAGAAAGACATGAAGGTATTATTAAGGAATGTAGAGAACTAGGTGCAAGAATTAAGTTATTTCAAGAAGGAGATGTGGCTGCTGCTATTGCTACTTGCTTTGAAGATAGAGGGGTAGATATTATGCTTGGAATCGGTGGAGCACCAGAAGGTGTTATCGCTGCAGCTGCAATAAAATGTTTAGGTGGAGAATTCCAAGGGAAATTAGTTCCTTACGAGGAAGAAGAAAGAGAAAGATGCAAAAAGATGGGCGTAGATTGTGAAAAAGTATTACAGCTAGAGGATTTGGTAAAGGGAAATGAAGTATATTTTGCTTCTACTGGTATATCTGACGGAGACTTGCTAAAAGGTGTTACCTATGCTGAAAACAATATGGCAAGAACGCATTCTGTTGTTATGAGAGCAGAAACAGGAACCATCCGATTTATAGAGACGATTCATAAATTAGATCAAAAACCTGAATATGCAAAATAA
- the rho gene encoding transcription termination factor Rho, which yields MDLQEIEKKKLDELRQMAKELHIKNISKYKKHELVEMIKKCHEGKKDEPPEKVVENKKIPMDRQRLPEKINNEIDNSREVDTVEGVLELTEGTGGFGFLRFYNFLTSEEDVYVSPSQIRRFNLKTGDKILGITRPPKSGEKFRALLYVQKVNNDNPEIAAKRPNFDNLTPIYPNKRITLEYNPTDLSTRLIDLIAPIGKGQRGLIVAPPKAGKTILLKKIANSIAKKHEDIEIIVLLIDERPEEVTDMQRSIRGDVIYSTFDELPSHHTKVAEMVLNRAKRLVEHGKDVVILLDSITRLARAYNLTIPSTGRTLSGGLDPGALHKPKRFFGAARNIEEGGSLTILATALVDTGSRMDDVIFEEFKGTGNMELHLDRKLSEKRIFPAINLNKSGTRREELLLGQKELEVIWNIRRAMSNNPTQEVTEKIIGKLTASKTNFEFVEKMRNKI from the coding sequence TTGGATTTACAGGAAATAGAAAAAAAGAAGCTAGATGAGCTACGGCAGATGGCCAAGGAGCTTCATATAAAAAATATTAGTAAGTATAAAAAGCATGAGCTTGTGGAAATGATTAAAAAATGTCATGAGGGGAAAAAAGATGAACCCCCAGAAAAAGTGGTAGAAAATAAAAAAATCCCTATGGATCGACAGAGACTTCCAGAAAAAATCAATAATGAAATCGATAATAGTAGAGAAGTTGACACGGTAGAAGGTGTTTTAGAACTAACGGAAGGAACTGGCGGATTTGGATTTTTAAGATTTTACAATTTTCTTACCAGTGAAGAAGATGTGTACGTATCCCCATCTCAAATCAGAAGATTTAATTTAAAGACAGGAGATAAAATTTTAGGGATTACAAGACCTCCCAAAAGTGGTGAAAAATTTAGAGCTCTTCTATATGTACAGAAAGTCAACAATGACAATCCTGAAATTGCTGCAAAGAGACCAAACTTTGATAATCTCACACCTATTTATCCCAATAAAAGAATTACACTTGAATATAATCCTACAGACCTTTCTACAAGACTTATTGACCTGATTGCTCCTATAGGAAAAGGACAAAGAGGTCTTATTGTTGCACCCCCAAAGGCTGGAAAAACCATACTCCTTAAAAAGATTGCAAATAGTATTGCCAAAAAGCATGAAGATATTGAAATTATTGTTTTATTAATCGATGAACGACCTGAGGAAGTTACAGATATGCAAAGGTCTATTCGAGGAGATGTGATTTACTCTACCTTTGATGAACTTCCAAGTCATCATACGAAAGTAGCAGAAATGGTTTTAAATAGAGCTAAAAGACTTGTAGAGCATGGAAAAGATGTGGTTATATTATTAGATAGTATTACAAGGCTGGCTAGGGCTTACAACTTAACCATTCCTTCTACAGGAAGAACTCTTTCAGGAGGACTTGATCCAGGAGCTTTGCATAAACCAAAGAGATTCTTTGGGGCAGCAAGAAATATTGAAGAAGGTGGAAGTCTTACAATCTTAGCTACTGCTTTAGTAGATACAGGAAGTCGTATGGATGATGTAATCTTTGAAGAATTTAAAGGTACAGGAAATATGGAGCTGCATTTAGATCGTAAGCTTTCAGAGAAGAGAATATTCCCTGCTATTAATTTAAATAAATCAGGAACAAGAAGGGAAGAATTATTATTAGGTCAAAAGGAATTAGAAGTTATATGGAATATAAGACGTGCCATGTCTAATAATCCAACACAAGAAGTAACAGAAAAGATTATAGGAAAGCTAACAGCAAGTAAGACAAATTTTGAATTTGTAGAGAAAATGAGAAATAAAATTTAA
- the rpmE gene encoding 50S ribosomal protein L31 translates to MKQGIHPDYKKVVVKCACGNTFETGSVKDEIKVEVCSECHPFYTGKQKFVGQGGRVEKFKQKYGMK, encoded by the coding sequence ATGAAACAAGGAATCCATCCAGATTACAAAAAAGTAGTTGTAAAATGTGCTTGTGGAAATACATTTGAAACAGGTTCTGTAAAAGACGAAATCAAAGTTGAAGTTTGTTCAGAATGTCATCCATTCTACACTGGTAAGCAAAAATTTGTTGGCCAAGGTGGACGTGTTGAAAAATTCAAGCAAAAATATGGCATGAAATAA